The Mus caroli chromosome 1, CAROLI_EIJ_v1.1, whole genome shotgun sequence genome has a window encoding:
- the Nemp2 gene encoding nuclear envelope integral membrane protein 2: MLPRLWWLVLWLQPLATLPAGAVRDEEAAMSVPRCKSLKETDLIKTSVSDCYCYNQHSQIQWTYMWSTVQVTVTSPGLLNIVYITGSHNCQHTESILSFIKCVTHNFWAPEEAKEITIVFSPYGETVCFSVKPVGRLLPYIVIVNRNIVDFKLFLVFVTGIFLFLYAKTLSQSPVFYYSSGTVLGILMTLVFVLLMAKKHIPKYSTFGALMIGCWFASVYILCQLMEDLKWLWYGNRMYILGYVLVVGLCSFAACYSHGPLADERSRDLLMWTLRLLSLALVYTGVAAPQFAYAVLILLLFSWSLHYLLRAFSYLRWKMRPWFTAEPQVVRYLTDEEYREQAEAATASALEELRQACCRPDFPSWLAVSRLQAPKKFAEFVLGASHLSPEEVSTHEKQYGLGGAFLEEQLFSLQTDSLPAS, translated from the exons ATGCTGCCTAGGTTGTGGTGGCTGGTGCTCTGGCTGCAGCCCCTGGCTACACTGCCAGCAGGCGCGGTGCGCGACGAGGAGGCAGCGATGTCAG ttCCCAGATGTAAATCTCTGAAGGAAACGGACTTAATTAAAACTTCTGTGTCAGACTGCTATTGCTACAATCAACATTCACAAATCCAGTGGACATATATGTGGTCAACTGTGCAG GTGACAGTAACCAGCCCGGGCCTGCTCAATATTGTATATATCACAGGAAGTCATAATTGCCAGCACACAGAAAGcattttatcatttatcaaaTGTGTGACTCATAACTTTTGGGCACCAGAGGAGGCTAAGGAGATAACCATAGTCTTCAGTCCATATGGAGAAACTGTGTGCTTCTCTGTGAAGCCTGTTGGGAGGTTACTTCCCTACATAGTAATCGTGAATCGAAACA ttgTGGATTTCAAACTCTTCCTTGTGTTTGTGACaggcattttccttttcttgtatgCAAAGACCTTGAGCCA AAGCCCTGTTTTCTATTACTCTTCGGGTACCGTGTTAGGTATTCTAATGACATTAGTCTTTGTCCTTCTGATGGCTAAGAAACACATTCCAAAG TATAGCACATTTGGGGCGCTAATGATTGGTTGTTGGTTTGCTTCAGTTTATATTTTGTGCCAGTTGATGGAAGATCTGAAGTGGCTGTGGTATGGAAACAGAATGTATATATTAG GCTATGTCTTGGTTGTTGGACTTTGTAGCTTTGCTGCCTGTTACAGTCACGGGCCTCTTGCTGATGAGAGGAGCAGAGACCTTCTCATGTGGACACTGAGGCTCCTCTCCCTGGCTCTGGTCTACACCGGTGTGGCCGCTCCTCAGTTTGCCTATGCTGTTCTGatcctcctcctgttctcctgGAGTCTGCACTATCTACTGAGAGCATTCAGCTACCTCAGATG GAAAATGAGGCCGTGGTTCACAGCAGAACCTCAGGTGGTGAGGTATCTCACTGATGAAGAGTACAGGGAGCAAGCTGAAGCTGCAACAGCCAGCGCTCTCGAGGAACTGCGCCAAGCCTGCTGCAGGCCTGACTTCCCTTCCTGGCTGGCTGTCTCCAGACTCCAGGCTCCTAAAAA GTTTGCAGAGTTTGTTCTTGGAGCCAGCCACCtgtcaccagaggaagtcagcaCACATGAAAAGCAGTATGGCCTTGGGGGTGCCTTCCTGGAGGAGCAGCTCTTTAGCCTGCAGACTGACAGTCTACCTGCAAGTTGA